In Egibacteraceae bacterium, the genomic stretch CGGCCGCATCTTCCGGGGCTGCGGGTTCTTCGACGCGGACAAGCCGATCCGGCGATTCACCAAGAAGGAGCTGCACGCCCTGCTCCACAATGCGCCGACCAAGATCAAGGTCGAGGGCATCAACGTGACCTACGAGGGCCTGATCCCCAAGATCCAGAAGTCGATGCTCTCGAAGGACCGGGAGGCGATGCAGCCGCACATCCGGGCGTTCGTGGACCGGGCGATCACCTTCACCACCTGCCCCGAGTGCGACGGCACGCGGCTCAGTGACGCGGCCCGGTCGTCGAGGATCGGCGAGAGGAACATCGCCGACGTCTGCGCGCTGCAGATCAGCGATCTGCGCGACTGGGTCCGCCACCTCGGCTCGTCGCTGACAGACGTCACCGACGTCTTCGACGAGCCGACGATCGGCCTGCATCCCCATGACATCCAGCGCATGAACCAGCTGCTGCTGCGGCTGCGGGACAAGGGCAACACGGTGCTGGTCGTGGAGCACAAGCCGGAGACGATCACCATCGGCGACCACGTCGTGGATCTCGGCCCCGGGGCCGGCACCGCCGGTGGCGAGGTCGTGTTCGAGGGCACCGTGGAGGGGCTGCGGGCCAGCGGCACCCTGACGGGGCGCCACCTCGACGACCGGGCCGCGCTCAAGGAGTCGTCGCGGACGCCCACCGGCACGCTGGAGGTCCGCGGCGCGAGCATGCACAACCTGGCTGACGTCGACGTCGACGTCCCCCTCGGCGTGCTCTGCGTGGTGACCGGCGTCGCCGGGTCCGGTAAGAGCTCGCTGATCCAGGGCTCGGTGTCCGGGCGCGACGGGGTGGTGTCGGTCGACCAGGGCGCGATCAAGGGTTCGCGGCGGAGCAACCCGGCGACCTACACCGGGCTGCTCGACCCGATCCGCAAGGCGTTCGCGAAGGCCAACGGCGTGAAACCGGCGCTGTTCAGTGCCAACTCGCAAGGAGCGTGCCCGACCTGCAACGGCGCCGGCGTCATCTACACCGACCTCGCGATGATGGCCGGCGTCGCCACCACCTGCGAGGACTGCGAGGGCAAGCGGTTCCAGGCAGCGGTGCTGGAGTACACCCTCGGCGGCCGCGACATCAGCGAGGTGCTCGCGATGGCGGTGACCGAGGCCGAGGGGTTCTTCGGCGCCGGCGAGGCGCGCACGCCTGCCGCGCACAAGATCCTCGACCGGCTCGTCGAGGTCGGGCTCGGCTACCTCACCTTCGGCCAGCCGCTCCCGTCGCTGTCCGGTGGCGAGCGGCAGCGCCTCAAGCTGGCAACCCGCATGGCCCCTCCTCGAGCTGTCGGACCAGCCGCTTGGGAGCGCGGCTGCGATAGCTGTCCTCGAGGAGGTCGACCAGCAGATCCAGCTCGATGTCGGCCAGGCGCACCAGGACGGCGCCGTAACCGTCGTAGTGGGCGGTCGTGAACAGCGCGCCTGCCGACGTGGCGATCAGCGCGTCCTTCTCCTCGATGTCGCAGAACACCACCAGGACCGCGCTGTCGTGCACGCCGTCCCGTCGATGCTCGTTGTCGCTCCACAGCCGGCAAAACGGCTTGCCGCGCACCTTCAGCGCGGGCATCCCGCGGTAGGAGGGCGCCTCCTGGACCTCGGGGAGCCGTTGGCCGAGCCGCCGGACGTCGTCGAAGGTGGCCACCCGTTCCTCCTTGTGGGCTACTCGACATGACTGTGCCGTCGGGACCACCAGACCGGAGCAGTCGGGCCCCGTGATGGGCCTCGTGGGGCGGCCAAACTACTCCTTGACCGGGGCGTGGCGGGCGAGTCTTCTCGCCACGAGGGAGGAGGTGAGCATCTGCACGACGGCGTAGACGACAGCGGGCATCGCCACCTGGGGTGGCAGTCCGGAAGCGAACACGACGAATGCGGCGATGCTGAACTCCTTCTTGCTCACGGTGAAGAGCATGGCTGTGCGATCGGCACGCTCGGGCAGCACGGGTCGGGTGGCCGCAGCAACCAGGTACCCGATGACGTTCAGGGCCAAGGCGACGCCGGCCACGCCGGCAACAGTCGCGGGAGCGTCGATGATCGTGTCGGCGTTCGGGCCGACCACTGCGAGGACCAATGCCAGATAGGCCAGCGAGGCCGTCGCCGACAGCGCTGGCTCGACCGCTTCGACGCGGGCGGGGATCAGCGAGCGGATGGTCACCCCGACGGCGGTGGGCACGAGCACCGTCCCCGCGAGCTCGATCGCCAGGCCGACGACGGGCACGTCGAGGTCCACGCCGGTGTACAGCAGGAGCAGGGCTGGCACCAGCACCGGGGCCAGAGCGGTGTTGACCGCGTTGCACACCGTCGCCAGAGCAACGTTGCCGCGTGCCATCAGCACGAACAGCGGCGAGGACACATCGGTGGGCAGCACACCCACGAGGGTGATGCCCAACCCCAGCGCTCCTGACCCGAACGCCACTCGCCCGAGCACAAAGCCGGCCACGCTCATCGGGCCGTACACCAACAGGGTGGCCAGGGCCTGCACGCCGGGGCGGGCGAGCACGACGCGCAGGGCCGCGACGTCGAAGGTCAGGCTGACGCACAGCATGAGCAGCGCCAGCAGGGGGGTGACCGACCCGCTGAGCCGGATGCCCACGGCAGGCGCGGCCAGCGCCGCGGCCGCCGTCACGACGACCAGTGGAGCCAGGTTGTTCTCGATGATGCGGAGACGTTGGATGGCATGTCCTTCGACGTTGTGGGCCGCTCTCGAACGGCAGCGGGTAGGAGACCGATCCGCTGGCAATCGCGCAAGGTGCCAGCTGGCGGCTACGCCGACCAGCGCTTGTGGGCTTGGTCGCGTGCGACCCGTGTGGCGATCTGAGCCCGCGAGCGGAAGCCGGTCAGCGCGAACGCCGACGCACGGTGCCCGTTGGACCGGGGCAACCGCCGGTCGGCCCGGTCGAACCAGCCTTCGGCGACGGCGAGGTCGCCGGCGTCCGTGTAGCCCTCGTGTCGCCGGGGGGATCTCGCAGATCTTCGGGTCCACCCCTGGTTACCGGCCGGTAGATTGGGTCTCAGCGACATATCTGTCCCTCCCACCCCATCTACCGCCGGGTAACCTGCGTGCAGGCGCCGGGCTGGCGGATGCGGGAACCGAAGGCGTTCCGCCGGTATCGGTTGCCACCATCGAGGGCCGAGGCGGCCTCCCCTCAACGTCGGTTCAGACGACGATGGCAGCCCGGTGGCATGCGAGTCACCGTCGACCGCCGCCGGCCACACCAGGCGCAGGGAGGTCGCGG encodes the following:
- a CDS encoding MmcQ/YjbR family DNA-binding protein, giving the protein MATFDDVRRLGQRLPEVQEAPSYRGMPALKVRGKPFCRLWSDNEHRRDGVHDSAVLVVFCDIEEKDALIATSAGALFTTAHYDGYGAVLVRLADIELDLLVDLLEDSYRSRAPKRLVRQLEEGPCGLPA
- a CDS encoding bile acid:sodium symporter, with product MTAAAALAAPAVGIRLSGSVTPLLALLMLCVSLTFDVAALRVVLARPGVQALATLLVYGPMSVAGFVLGRVAFGSGALGLGITLVGVLPTDVSSPLFVLMARGNVALATVCNAVNTALAPVLVPALLLLYTGVDLDVPVVGLAIELAGTVLVPTAVGVTIRSLIPARVEAVEPALSATASLAYLALVLAVVGPNADTIIDAPATVAGVAGVALALNVIGYLVAAATRPVLPERADRTAMLFTVSKKEFSIAAFVVFASGLPPQVAMPAVVYAVVQMLTSSLVARRLARHAPVKE